The Streptomyces sp. M92 nucleotide sequence CCGCGCAGGAGCCGGTCTTCGGCATCGAGCAGGAGTACACCTTCTTCAAGGGCGCCCGCCCGCTCGGCTTCCCCGAGGGCGGCTTCCCGGCCGCGCAGGGCGGCTACTACTGCGGTGTCGGCTCGGACGAGATCTTCGGCCGCGACGTCGTCGAGGCGCACCTGGAGAACTGCCTGAAGGCCGGTCTCGGCATCTCCGGCATCAACGCCGAGGTCATGCCGGGCCAGTGGGAGTTCCAGGTCGGCCCGCTGTCCCCGCTGGAGGTCTCCGACCAGCTGTGGGTGGCCCGCTGGCTGCTCTACCGCACCGCCGAGGACTTCGAGGTCTCCGCGACCCTGGACCCCAAGCCGGTCAAGGGCGACTGGAACGGCGCGGGCGCGCACACCAACTTCTCCACCAAGGCGATGCGCGAAGGCTACGAGGCGATCATCACCGCCTGCGAGTCACTCGGTGAGGGCTCCAAGCCGATGGACCACGTCAAGAACTACGGCGCCGGCATCGACGACCGTCTCACCGGCCTGCACGAGACCGCCCCGTGGAACGAGTACTCCTACGGCGTCTCGGACCGCGGCGCCTCGGTCCGCATCCCGTGGCAGGTCGAGAAGGACGGCAAGGGCTACATCGAGGACCGCCGTCCCAACGCCAACGTCGACCCGTACGTGGTGACCCGCCTGCTCGTGGACACCTGCTGCGCGGCGCTGGAGAAGGCCGGCCAGGTCTGATCCGGCCGCCGACCGCCTGACGGGGGCGTCCACCGCGACGGTGGGCGCCCCTTCGCGCTGCCCGCGACCGTTCGGCGACCACGTTGTCAGTGGTGCGTGGCACTGTGGGGGCATGGAGATCGACGGGGACCTCGCCATCAGGGCCGAGACGGAGAACTGGCAGACGCACACCCGGATTCCGGAGTCCTGGCTGCGTGAGCTGGTGGCGCGGATCGGGGGCACCGGCGACCGGTTCCTGGTCGTCCAGCGGATACCGGACATCCCGGACGTGTTCGTGCAGGTGTGGCACGAGGAGGGCGGGAACTACCGGCTGGAGCACCGGGCCGCCGGGCACCAGTTCTTCGGAACGGACCTCGACGACCCCGACCGGGTGGCGGACCTCATGACCGGCTGGGCGCGACAGGAGCCCGGCTGGGACACCGGCGTCGACTGGGCACCGATCGACCTGGGGCCGGAGGAGGAGGTTCCCGAACTGCCGGACGAGGTGCGCGAGGACGTCGAGCGGCTGCTGCGGGAGCGGCTGCGCTGCGGGTACGACAGCCGGAAGGCCCTGGTCGAGATCGCTGAGGAGTACCGGGCCGCGGACGCCGAGGACAAGCGGCCGGTGTCCAGGGCCCAGGCCTGGCAGCTGGTGGACCGGCTGTGGCTGGAGCGGCTGGCGCAGCAGGAGGAGTGGGGCGACGAGACCACCGACCCCGACCGGCTCACCCGCGTCTTCGGGACGCTGGACGCGGCCGGCGTCACCGCCCGGGAGAACTTCACCTGCTGCCGCAACTGCGGCATGTCCGAGATAGGCGCGGAGCGCGAGGGGGCGCGCGGCTTCGTGTTCTTCCACCGGCAGAGCACGGAGGCCGCGGCCGAGGGGCACGGAGTGACCCTCCACTACGGCGGTTTCGACGGCTCCGAGGAGACCACCACCGCGGTCGGGCACGAGGTCGTGGCGGCCTTCACGGCGGCCGGGCTGTCCACGGAGTGGACAGGCGATCCGGGCAGAGCCATCACCGTCACGCCGCTGGACTGGCGCAAACGATTGGTGGGGTGACCGGTACGGCGTCGGCTTCGCGCCACGGTCCGTGTCCCGTGGCCCCCCTCCCGACGAACCTCTCGCGCGAAGAGCTGACGTCTCATGGCGCCCCCCGTTCCCTGACCACCGTCACCCTCGACTCCCCCGAGCCGGTGGACATCGCCGGCCTCCTGCCGCCGGGCGCCACCTGGCTGCCCGCTCCCCCGTACGCCCAGCCCGACGTGCACGTGGCCCGGCTGCGCCGCAAGCTCGGTGCCGAGCACCGGCGGACGATCCAGACCGTGCGGCGCGTCGGCTACACGCGCCGCCCACCGGAGGCTGAGCTCTGCCGTCGGCAGAAAGGCGTTCCCCGGACGGCCTCCGGCGGGCACAGTGGCCGGCATGAGGCTACTGGTGCTGGGCGGTACGGAGTTCGTGGGGCGGGCCGTGGTGGAGGGCGCACTCGGGCGCGGCTGGGAGGTGACCGTCCTGCACCGCGGACGGCACGCCCCGCCCCCCGGGGTGCGCGCACTGCACGGCGACCGCACCGCACCGGACGGGCTCGCCGCCCTGGCGGGCGACGGCACCTGGGACGCCGTCGTCGACACCTGGTCGGCGGCGCCCCGCGCGGTGCGGGACTCGGCGCGGCTGCTGCGGGACCGCGTCGGGCGGTACGTGTACGTGTCGAGCTGCTCGGTGTACGCCTGGGCGCCGCCCGCCGGGTACACCGAGGACGCCCCACTGGTCGAGGGCGCCTCGGCGGACGCCG carries:
- the glnII gene encoding glutamine synthetase, with amino-acid sequence MTFKAEYIWIDGTEPTAKLRSKTKIITDAPAGLDALPIWGFDGSSTNQAEGSSSDCVLKPVFSCPDPIRGGDDILVLCEVLDTDMTPHPSNTRAALAEVAGRFAAQEPVFGIEQEYTFFKGARPLGFPEGGFPAAQGGYYCGVGSDEIFGRDVVEAHLENCLKAGLGISGINAEVMPGQWEFQVGPLSPLEVSDQLWVARWLLYRTAEDFEVSATLDPKPVKGDWNGAGAHTNFSTKAMREGYEAIITACESLGEGSKPMDHVKNYGAGIDDRLTGLHETAPWNEYSYGVSDRGASVRIPWQVEKDGKGYIEDRRPNANVDPYVVTRLLVDTCCAALEKAGQV
- a CDS encoding DUF6891 domain-containing protein, with the protein product MEIDGDLAIRAETENWQTHTRIPESWLRELVARIGGTGDRFLVVQRIPDIPDVFVQVWHEEGGNYRLEHRAAGHQFFGTDLDDPDRVADLMTGWARQEPGWDTGVDWAPIDLGPEEEVPELPDEVREDVERLLRERLRCGYDSRKALVEIAEEYRAADAEDKRPVSRAQAWQLVDRLWLERLAQQEEWGDETTDPDRLTRVFGTLDAAGVTARENFTCCRNCGMSEIGAEREGARGFVFFHRQSTEAAAEGHGVTLHYGGFDGSEETTTAVGHEVVAAFTAAGLSTEWTGDPGRAITVTPLDWRKRLVG